The region CCCAGGGCCGCCATGGCCTGGCGGTGCTCCTCAACTTCCTCGGCCGCACGTTCGCCTTTGACGGCGAGCATCCGCCCGCCCGGGCGAAGCAGCGGCACACTCCATCGCGTCAGCTTGTCCAGCGAGGCCACCGCTCGGGACACCACCGCGTCCATCTCCCCAACCTGCTCCCGCACCACTCGGTCCTCGGCCCGACCGCGAACGACGGCGCACTCGATCTCGAGTTCGGCGATCGTCTCCCGCAGGAAATCGCTCCGCCGAAGCAACGGCTCGACGAGTGTGACATGGATGTCCGACCGGGCCAACGCCAACGGGATCCCGGGCAGGCCCGCCCCGCTGCCGATGTCGGCGATCCGCTCGCCG is a window of Mycolicibacterium chubuense NBB4 DNA encoding:
- the rsmG gene encoding 16S rRNA (guanine(527)-N(7))-methyltransferase RsmG; this encodes MKRAEVLPAPAAVGAIFGAATDRVQRYAEILAGAGVERGLLGPREVERLWERHVLNSAVVAELLEPGERIADIGSGAGLPGIPLALARSDIHVTLVEPLLRRSDFLRETIAELEIECAVVRGRAEDRVVREQVGEMDAVVSRAVASLDKLTRWSVPLLRPGGRMLAVKGERAAEEVEEHRQAMAALGMTDVKVATCGGQYVDPPTTVVVGFLRTPPKQRAPGRRQK